A window of Fusarium falciforme chromosome 1, complete sequence genomic DNA:
CCTTTCTTTCCCTTTCTTGCCAAAACTAATCTGATCGATCTTCCAGACCGCCCTTTGAAAGCCAGCATCAGGTTCAATACCAGATGTCGCGCTGGGAACGCAGATTGGTGACCACGCCAGGTTATCTATCACCGGGATCCCAAACAGCATGACCACGATCCTTCCAAGTACAGAAGCCTCGCCGATTTAGAATAGATCCGCCGCCTCATTGAACACAGATTCGGGCTATCTCAGGGGAAGGGATAAAGATGCATATCTATGTTCTCTTTGATAAAAGCGTTTCCATATCATCACATCATTTGCTTTTTTTCTGGTGATCCCGCGTCAGTTCCGGACATGCGGGGACGCGGCGATCGGTCAATGGTGCGCGGGGCATCGGTCTTGCCCCACAAATAGCGGTGGTTTCGGACGCGGGGCGCTCCGCATAACCCGGCCGAAAGAATCGGGCGTCCGGGTCAACTAATTCGCATCAAGGATAACAAATAATTTTGCATAAAATATCACAAAAATTATGGAAGAGATATCATCATGTTGGTAATACTTTGGAGTTCTCTCATCTATTCTTACTCAACTTCATTGAATTGCATTTAGAGAGCTATACGAGTGCGTTTATACCGCTGCCTCGGTGCGGGTGTCGGGGTATCGGATCAGAGGCGAGCATTTAAAGACACTGCTATCAGGGCCGCCCCTATCCTATTCTTCAGACGAAAGAACAGTGAAAAGCAATATGAGAAAGTGTCGTTCTTGTTGACCAGGAGCTTGGTACCTTGACTAAGAACGGGGGGGTAAACCCCGCATTTCTCCAAGCTGAACCAAAAGCTCTCATTCGCAGAGCAATTTGACAGGAATCCATGGATGGCCAACATCGCAGACAAATGGGTTGACTACCCCTGGAAAACCTCACAGACAAATGGGTTGACTACCCCCGGAAAACATCATAGACAGATGGGTTGGCTACCCCTGGAAAACATCTAATATTCTTATCGTTGAGTTTCCCAAATAGTTGCAGATACCCATTTATACGCCATATCCAGATAGTGATCCAACATCTAGACACGCCTCACGCAAGGTTGTCGACACTTTCGTTCCGGCGAGACGTTGAACGTCTTTGGATTGTTCGGCGCTTCGATCTGGATCGTTGAGGGCCGAGTACTTGCAGGTTCTCTACGCGCAAGTTGAACATGACCCTGGACGCTGGTCTGGACGCGAATTCGGTGAGCATTTTTTCAGTAGACAGAAAAAGAAGGGAGAAGCGAAAGAAGGGGAAATGTACTGAGTAAGAGGTGTCTGAGAAGATTCGGGATCGCCTGTGGCCTCTGCTTGCGGGTATGTTGGGCGAGAGCGAAACATTAAGTAGGCGAACCAAGCGCTAAGGGAGGATGCGAGTAAACCGGGAATGGAAAAGACAATAGCAACAATGACTTCGGTTGAGAGGCCCGCCATTTGAAAGCAAGGGAGAAGACGGAACAGAATGTTGAGACAGTGATGTTGAAAGGGAAGATGTTGACGAAACATCGAGCACTCAAGAAGTCGTCCACCGCGACATCGCCAGAACCTGGGGACCTCACACCTTACTGACCTGCAATCTTTGTGTCTGGGCTTATGCTGCAGTGTAGCATCGGATGTGGCACCCATGGGCGTGTGTCGGCGGACCAGGGGTGCCGTGCGTGTACGCAACATGTCCCCTGCGTACACTCCAAGCAATGCTATTGGTAGTAATTAGAAGAATGTGACTTGGCCTGCCTCGCAAGGTCAATTCCATCAATTCTCCGACAACGTTTCGACATGATCGTGCTCCAAGAGAATGAATTTGCTGACATAGAGCACATCAACATTGACCCAAGCCACATATATGAAAAGAATATCAACGCATCAATGCCGACCACTCTAGTCATCCCCCTCCGCCGAAATCTTAATCACCAACTTCCCAAGCCCCCCCTTCCCAGCAGCAACCTTCTCACAAGCCTTCCTCACCTCTTCAATATCCCCTAGCTTGACGGTAGTATACACTCCCCtaaccttgcccttggccacCAGATCCGCAACCACGTCCATGTCCTCTCTTATGTTCGGGCTTCCGGATACAAACTCGTGCTTAATGCTTGTCCCGCGGAGCTTCCACCAATACGGCAGCTGCGCGAGGTCGAGCAACCAGCAAAGCCAAGAGGGCAGGTGTTCCGGTCCGAGCATGGGACGCATGGTTTTGCTGGGGGGGATGCTGGCGATACTCATGAATATCCCCGTCTTGGGCTTGAGAAGCGCCGCGGTCTCGTTCCACGTTGAAAACTGAGTGTTGAATGCAAAGTCGACTGTGCCGCGGCCGACGAGGGAGACGACGTCTTGCGTCTTGTAGTCGTAGAGCTGGTTGACCATCCCGGGGAGGTATTGCTCCACCAGCGGCATCTTGGATGTCGACACTGTTGAGATGAGCTTGTCGGCTCCGAACATATTGCGTGCTACCTGAATCGCGGCAGAGCCAGATGAACCGAGAGCGGCGGGGATGTAGACAGTCTGCCCAGCCAGACTGTCTTTGCCCTGAAGCTCTAGTCCGCGTCTGATGACCTGGAGCGCGGTGACGACGGGGCCTGGGAAAGTCACAGCCTCCTCAAACGACACGTGCTCAGGCTTTATGTGAAGGAATCGCTCCTCGGATAGGGCATATTCAGAGGCAAATCCGGGGTGTGGCCTAGAAAACATAGGTTTCTCCATGTCGAAGCCGTAGACTTCGTCGCCGACCTTCAGGTTCTTGACTGCAGAACCGACGGCAACGACCACGCCGGCGCCCTCTTGAGAAAGGGTATAAGGATATCTGTGACGTGTTAGTTAACGCTAGTCTTCTCGGTTACTTCTGGGGATGTCCTTACTCCACCGAATACAGGATACGTAGCATCCCAGACGCGAACTGGGTGTCACCGGTACTGATGGCAGCAGCGCGCATACGCAAGAGAACCTGTTCAGGCTTCGTAATCTTGGGCGTAGGTCTCTCCATGATCTCAAACCCAGAGGGAGAACACCTCTTGGGCGCAACGAGGGATCGCATAGTTGGTGGCATCTTGGCCATATTGATGATCTTTTGTATCTGAAAGAGTGATGCGCTGTGCCTCATTCCGATGACTTGTAAGTCTGGGTTGAATTTCCAAGAAACAGAGAGCACAGCAGTCCCTTTATCTGTACAGATAACCTCATACCGGCGGCGGAGTTGGTGATTTCGGCGGTTTCGGTGGGGCAGTTCGGAGGACCCACCGAAACCGCCGAACGCCTCGCCGGCAGCCCTCCGGCGGCAGGAATAGGGGTGCGGACACGTTTGCGGAGTCCATGTAAGCTTGGGGTAGCTTGTGGGGATACTGGGCGTACAAGTGCGGACTTGGTTTGTCATACCTGCGGAAATCAACGATGAGTGTCGACCACTAAGGGGAAATCAGGGTACGTCTTTTTGATTTGTGGTCAACGTTTCACACACCAAAAGGGTTTGTCTAGTCAGCTTCTAGAAGCTGTGGCTTATCGGGCTTCTGGAATTGTGGCGTCTCCCTCTAGTCTTCATACCGATCAAACGACGGGGAGATTGACTGAGGAATGTGAGAGGCTTCACAATCAGGGCAAATAGAGATCTCATGGCGGATTGGCCCAGTGGGCTGCTTTTGTATAACCTCAGCCAGTCATTCTTCTGGCTTGATTCCTATCGTACATTCTTCCCATTTTAAATCCCAGACAGCTCCCAACACATCCCCACACAACCGCTGCACAATGTATATTGCCCATGGTGTAGCACCGTCCAAAAAGAATTAGCCATCTACTCTGAGGTGAGTGATACGTGTCTAGATCCGACAAGTTAGCAAAGAATCGGCGGTATTAATAGACTATACTTCGCACCTTCGGATTCGTGTTTCAACAATTTGCAATAGCTGAAAGCCTCTCGCGCAGATGACATGCCATGTTGCGTGTTTCGAGCAATCGTCCACGGTGTTAATAGAAGGTTCTCCCGAAAGGAGAACGAATTATTTCCATGGACTCCATGTACTTATTGATCAAAATAGTCGTGAATCATAATGAAGGCAAAGTCCCACGATAGACATCAGCCCCGGTCTCCTAAGCGAATGGAAGAAGCAGGCTTTATGGCACTCGATGAGTTCACCCCACTCAATAGAAAAATCCCCGGCGCCGCTGATGGTAGGTGTGCCAGCGAGAGTAACTCGACTCATCTACATCACCCAAGTTAGTCAAAATAGACAGCCATTTTCGAACGACCAACACAAACCTCTGACACGGCTGATGCCAAGCTGGTCAGCCACATTGATGTATCCCTCCTCAATGTCGCCCTTGTCCTTTCGCACATTCGCCACGGAGCCCTCGTCACCCTTCCAGGTGCTGCGGCACATCGGACAAGTGACATTGCCGCTGGCTCCCTTGGTGCGTGCCCACATCTGGAAGCACTCTTGATGGATGTTCTGACCACATGCCGCCTTGCACCAGACGATGGATCCGGGGTTATCGGCCTCCAGCTCACAGTAGCAGATGGGACAGTCACCTTCGATGGGCTTGCGCTTGTCGGACTGGCCGCCCGAAGGGGCCGAGATGGGAGGCGCAGCAGCGAAGATGGTCTGGAGCTCAGTGCTGAGGAGCCCGAGCTGGTAGACAAGGTCAAATGGAGCATTCAGAACCTTCTTCATGACCTGAAATGAGTTGGTCAGTGAAATTTCCGTGTAATGGCAGACGCCAACTCACGTAAAGGATATGCTTGCACTGGTTGCCCTTCTCGTAGTGGGGACAAGTGCAGCTGGGCCGCTTCCCAATGTGAACATTATAAATGTTGCCAGTAGACCCCGTCATTTCAACATCCTCTTCAGGACAATCATGAGTGCCACGTCGAGTTCGGTTCAAGACGTAGAAACGCTGAGACAAGGCGCGTTCATAGACATCGTGAAATGACTGCGGTGGCTTGGGTCTGAATCTGCGCACTCGCTTttcctcctgctccttctttttcttctttggctgTTCCTGTTGCATTACCAAGAAGTATTCCATGTCAAAGTCGTCTGAATTGTccgccttgcgcttcttcgaGGGGGTGTATCCAGGCTCAGTCAGGTCGACTGGATTGTCTGGGGTCTGACCCGCCCACGCGTTCTTGGCTGGGGTGCGTGCGACTGGTTTCTGAGGTGTTACAAAGCTTCTGCCAGCATTGAAATTCTGGCTTCTAGCCGACTGTGCCGTAGATGATCCCATCCTGAAAGACCTCAAACGCTCCAGGCAATTAATTGATGATTGATGTGAGGGTTGACGGGGAAAACGGAGCTTCAATTGATTCATCCAGGGTAAGACCGCCACATTTGATAAGTGGCGTCAATGATAAACGGTAGGCGCAAAGTCACGTGCACGTCGACAGTGCCGTTTCAGATGACCGTTATGACCAGGCACTCGAATAATTAACATGTTACGAGTTGGGGGGCAGTGCAATCGTCGACATTCAGGGATCAGTCCTCACATCCAAAATAACCTCACATTAGCTATAAAGCGCCAAGATATGGACCCACACGTGGAGTGACCGGGCTGGCACAGATTGGGGAGAATGGGAGCACAAACCCGAGGTCTTTGGAACTGAGCAGACTACGCATTCAAGCGCGTTGGTCAAAATGGGGGCAGGTTCCCGATGGCGTGCCGCGCGACGGAGATACCTGGACGGAACGAATGTCTTTTAAGGCCACCAGTTGGTCTAACTGGAGCGGGCAGAAGCGCATCCGAAGAGACATGCGCAAAATGAAACAAATGCAAGACGACTATCCAGGCTATGTCTTCACTTTGGCCCCAGATATCTCTTTAGCAACCTTGGCCATCACTGAACTTCGTCCGCAGCTCGAGAACCCCAATGCCAATAGCTTCAAGGCGTTGCACGAACAACATGTCTGGGACTATCTTCATCAGGCGATCGAGGTCGCTGAGGCTCGCGGTTTCGCTAGTCTGATACGAAAACTCCTCATTGTCGCAGCAATCGACGCCTATGG
This region includes:
- a CDS encoding PKS-ER domain-containing protein; its protein translation is MAKMPPTMRSLVAPKRCSPSGFEIMERPTPKITKPEQVLLRMRAAAISTGDTQFASGMLRILYSVEYPYTLSQEGAGVVVAVGSAVKNLKVGDEVYGFDMEKPMFSRPHPGFASEYALSEERFLHIKPEHVSFEEAVTFPGPVVTALQVIRRGLELQGKDSLAGQTVYIPAALGSSGSAAIQVARNMFGADKLISTVSTSKMPLVEQYLPGMVNQLYDYKTQDVVSLVGRGTVDFAFNTQFSTWNETAALLKPKTGIFMSIASIPPSKTMRPMLGPEHLPSWLCWLLDLAQLPYWWKLRGTSIKHEFVSGSPNIREDMDVVADLVAKGKVRGVYTTVKLGDIEEVRKACEKVAAGKGGLGKLVIKISAEGDD